One window of the Klebsiella sp. WP3-W18-ESBL-02 genome contains the following:
- the dnaA gene encoding chromosomal replication initiator protein DnaA — translation MSLSLWQQCLVRLQDELPATEFSMWIRPLQAELSDNTLALYAPNRFVLDWVRDKYLNNINGLLNDFCGADAPQLRFEVGTKPVTQTLRETANVSAPAQTAQVHAPRVAPAPRAGWDNVPAPAEPSYRSNVNVKHTFDNFVEGKSNQLARAAARQVADNPGGAYNPLFLYGGTGLGKTHLLHAVGNGIIARKPNAKVVYMHSERFVQDMVKALQNNAIEEFKRYYRSVDALLIDDIQFFANKERSQEEFFHTFNALLEGNQQIILTSDRYPKEINGVEDRLKSRFGWGLTVAIEPPELETRVAILMKKADENDIRLPGEVAFFIAKRLRSNVRELEGALNRVIANANFTGRAITIDFVREALRDLLALQEKLVTIDNIQKTVAEYYKIKVADLLSKRRSRSVARPRQMAMALAKELTNHSLPEIGDAFGGRDHTTVLHACRKIEQLREESHDIKEDFSNLIRTLSS, via the coding sequence GTGTCACTTTCGCTTTGGCAGCAATGTCTTGTCCGATTGCAGGATGAGTTACCAGCCACAGAATTCAGCATGTGGATCCGCCCGTTGCAGGCGGAACTGAGCGATAACACGCTGGCCCTGTATGCGCCAAATCGTTTTGTGCTTGATTGGGTGAGAGATAAATACCTCAATAACATCAACGGCCTGTTGAATGATTTCTGCGGTGCGGATGCCCCGCAGCTGCGTTTTGAGGTGGGCACCAAGCCGGTAACCCAAACGCTAAGAGAAACGGCGAACGTCAGCGCCCCGGCGCAAACGGCACAGGTGCACGCCCCGCGCGTTGCGCCAGCCCCGCGCGCCGGCTGGGACAACGTTCCGGCACCCGCTGAGCCTTCTTACCGATCCAACGTCAACGTTAAACATACCTTTGACAACTTCGTCGAAGGTAAATCGAACCAGCTTGCCCGCGCAGCGGCACGCCAGGTGGCGGATAACCCAGGCGGTGCCTACAACCCGCTGTTCCTGTACGGCGGTACGGGTTTAGGTAAAACGCACCTGCTGCACGCGGTGGGTAACGGCATTATCGCCCGCAAACCGAACGCCAAAGTGGTGTATATGCACTCCGAGCGCTTTGTCCAGGACATGGTAAAAGCCCTGCAAAACAATGCGATCGAAGAGTTTAAACGCTATTACCGTTCCGTTGATGCGCTGCTGATCGATGACATCCAATTCTTTGCCAATAAAGAGCGTTCGCAGGAAGAGTTTTTCCACACCTTCAACGCCCTGCTGGAAGGTAATCAACAGATTATCCTCACCTCGGATCGCTATCCGAAAGAGATCAACGGCGTTGAAGATCGTCTGAAATCCCGCTTTGGCTGGGGCCTGACGGTCGCCATCGAGCCGCCTGAGCTTGAGACCCGCGTCGCTATCCTGATGAAAAAAGCTGACGAAAACGACATTCGTCTGCCCGGTGAGGTGGCGTTCTTTATCGCCAAGCGTCTACGCTCTAACGTGCGTGAGCTGGAAGGCGCACTGAACCGCGTTATCGCCAACGCCAACTTTACCGGCCGGGCGATCACCATCGATTTCGTGCGTGAAGCGCTGCGCGATCTGCTGGCGTTGCAGGAAAAGCTGGTCACCATCGACAATATTCAGAAGACGGTGGCGGAGTATTACAAGATTAAAGTGGCGGATCTGCTCTCCAAGCGACGCTCTCGCTCGGTAGCACGTCCGCGTCAGATGGCGATGGCGTTGGCGAAAGAGCTCACCAACCACAGTCTGCCGGAGATTGGTGATGCGTTTGGTGGCCGTGACCATACCACCGTGCTGCACGCCTGCCGTAAGATTGAGCAGCTGCGTGAAGAAAGCCACGATATCAAAGAAGATTTTTCCAATTTAATCAGAACACTGTCGTCGTGA
- the dnaN gene encoding DNA polymerase III subunit beta, protein MKFTVEREHLLKPLQQVSGPLGGRPTLPILGNLLLQVADGTLSLTGTDLEMEMVARVALLQAHEPGATTVPARKFFDICRGLPEGAEIAVQLEGDRILVRSGRSRFSLSTLPAADFPNLDDWQSDVEFTLPQATMKRLIEATQFSMAHQDVRYYLNGMLFETEGEELRTVATDGHRLAVCSMPVGQSLPSHSVIVPRKGVIELMRMLDGGDTPLRVQIGSNNIRAHVGDFIFTSKLVDGRFPDYRRVLPKNPDKHLEAGCDILKQAFARAAILSNEKFRGVRLYVSENQLKITANNPEQEEAEEILDVTYGGTEMEIGFNVSYVLDVLNALKCENVRILLTDSVSSVQIEDAASQSAAYVVMPMRL, encoded by the coding sequence ATGAAATTTACCGTAGAACGTGAACATTTATTAAAACCGTTACAACAGGTGAGTGGCCCGTTAGGCGGGCGTCCGACATTGCCGATTCTGGGTAACCTGCTGCTGCAGGTGGCGGACGGCACGCTGTCGCTGACCGGTACCGATTTGGAAATGGAAATGGTAGCGCGCGTGGCGCTGCTGCAGGCGCATGAACCGGGCGCGACTACCGTCCCGGCGCGTAAATTCTTCGACATCTGCCGTGGCCTGCCGGAAGGCGCGGAAATCGCCGTACAGCTGGAAGGTGACCGCATCCTGGTGCGCTCCGGCCGTAGCCGTTTCTCGCTGTCTACGCTGCCTGCCGCCGATTTCCCGAATCTCGACGACTGGCAGAGTGACGTCGAGTTCACGCTGCCGCAGGCGACGATGAAACGTCTGATTGAAGCCACCCAGTTCTCGATGGCGCATCAGGACGTCCGTTATTACTTAAACGGCATGCTGTTTGAAACCGAAGGTGAAGAGCTGCGTACCGTCGCGACCGACGGTCACCGCCTGGCGGTGTGCTCAATGCCGGTTGGGCAGTCGCTGCCGAGCCATTCGGTGATCGTACCGCGTAAAGGCGTGATTGAACTGATGCGTATGCTCGACGGCGGCGATACGCCGCTGCGCGTGCAGATCGGCAGTAACAATATCCGCGCACACGTTGGCGACTTTATCTTTACTTCCAAGCTGGTTGATGGTCGTTTCCCGGATTATCGCCGCGTATTGCCGAAGAACCCGGATAAACATCTGGAAGCCGGCTGCGATATTCTCAAGCAGGCGTTTGCTCGCGCGGCGATTCTCTCCAACGAGAAATTCCGCGGCGTGCGTCTGTACGTCAGCGAAAACCAGCTGAAAATTACCGCGAATAACCCGGAACAGGAAGAAGCGGAAGAGATCCTCGACGTGACCTACGGCGGTACGGAGATGGAAATCGGCTTTAACGTGAGCTATGTGCTGGATGTGCTGAACGCGCTGAAGTGCGAAAACGTCCGTATTCTGCTGACCGACTCCGTCTCCAGCGTACAAATTGAAGATGCGGCGTCTCAGAGTGCTGCATATGTTGTTATGCCAATGAGACTGTAA
- the recF gene encoding DNA replication/repair protein RecF (All proteins in this family for which functions are known are DNA-binding proteins that assist the filamentation of RecA onto DNA for the initiation of recombination or recombinational repair.) — translation MSLSRLLIRDFRNIENADLALSPGFNFLVGANGSGKTSVLEAIYTLGHGRAFRSLQIGRVIRHEQDAFVLHGRLQGAERETSIGLTKDKLGDSKVRIDGTDGHKVAELALLMPMQLITPEGFTLLNGGPKYRRAFLDWGCFHNEAGFFTAWSNLKRLLKQRNAALRQVSRYAQLRPWDQELIPLAEQISRWRAEYSTGIAEDMADTCKQFLPEFSLTFSFQRGWEKETDYAEVLERNFERDRMLTYTAHGPHKADFRIRADGAPVEDTLSRGQLKLLMCALRLAQGEFLTRESGRRCLYLIDDFASELDDARRGLLASRLKATQSQVFVSAISAEHVLDMSDENSKMFTVEKGKITD, via the coding sequence ATGTCGCTCTCCCGTCTGTTGATCCGCGATTTTCGCAATATCGAAAACGCGGATCTTGCCTTATCCCCCGGCTTTAACTTCCTGGTTGGTGCCAACGGCAGCGGCAAAACCAGCGTGCTGGAGGCCATCTATACGCTCGGTCACGGCCGGGCGTTTCGCAGCTTGCAGATTGGGCGCGTCATTCGCCATGAGCAGGACGCTTTCGTGCTGCACGGCCGTTTACAGGGCGCCGAGCGTGAAACGTCCATCGGTTTGACCAAAGACAAACTGGGCGACAGCAAAGTGCGTATTGACGGCACCGACGGCCATAAGGTCGCCGAGCTGGCGCTGCTGATGCCGATGCAGCTGATTACGCCCGAGGGGTTTACTTTGCTCAACGGCGGCCCCAAATACAGAAGAGCATTCCTTGATTGGGGATGCTTCCACAATGAAGCCGGATTCTTCACCGCCTGGAGTAATCTCAAGCGTTTGCTCAAGCAGCGCAACGCCGCGCTACGCCAGGTGAGCCGCTACGCGCAGCTGCGGCCGTGGGATCAGGAACTTATCCCGCTAGCCGAGCAAATCAGCCGCTGGCGGGCGGAATACAGTACCGGTATCGCTGAGGATATGGCTGATACCTGTAAACAATTTCTCCCGGAATTCTCTCTCACCTTCTCCTTCCAGCGCGGCTGGGAGAAAGAAACCGATTATGCAGAGGTGCTGGAGAGAAATTTCGAGCGCGACCGTATGCTGACCTACACGGCACACGGCCCGCACAAGGCGGACTTCCGCATTCGCGCCGACGGCGCGCCGGTGGAAGACACCTTATCGCGCGGGCAGCTAAAGCTGCTGATGTGCGCGTTACGCCTGGCGCAGGGTGAGTTTCTGACCCGCGAAAGCGGCAGACGCTGCCTGTACCTGATAGATGATTTTGCCTCGGAGCTTGATGACGCGCGGCGCGGCCTGCTGGCCAGTCGTTTAAAAGCCACGCAGTCACAGGTTTTCGTCAGCGCGATTAGCGCTGAACACGTTCTGGACATGTCCGATGAAAATTCGAAGATGTTTACCGTGGAAAAGGGTAAAATAACGGATTAA